In Gordonia phthalatica, one genomic interval encodes:
- a CDS encoding acyl-CoA dehydrogenase family protein: MVEFTPEQQAFAQAVTDFCEREVGTRAKRDALTNNGADAHSDVLYRKMAELGWAGINVAEEFGGAGAGNVEMCIFLEEAVRNQAPIGAVGPTLITAAAYAKFADDDLRREVLAGVVAGDSLSISMSEPEAGSDVGALTCRAEKVDGGWKINGQKTWCSNAHFSKSILLIARTDRSGGKHEGLTQFHVPADTPGLRISGIDTLGGREVNDLYFTDCFVPDSAVVGKVDDGWRQLMSGLNTERLILAAMQLGLARRSFDDTLAFIKDRKQFGRPVGSFQALRHRMADHATEIACTRELVYSVARAADAHPEKMMPREASMVKLKATETSKAMTIDGMQMMGGYGYAKEFDAERLMRGAIISTVFGGTNEIQRDIIGKTYGL; this comes from the coding sequence ATGGTCGAGTTCACCCCGGAACAGCAGGCGTTCGCGCAGGCGGTCACTGATTTCTGCGAGCGGGAGGTCGGCACCCGAGCCAAGCGCGACGCCCTCACCAACAACGGTGCCGACGCCCATTCCGACGTCCTGTATCGCAAGATGGCCGAACTCGGCTGGGCCGGCATCAACGTGGCCGAGGAGTTCGGCGGCGCCGGTGCGGGGAACGTCGAGATGTGCATCTTCCTGGAGGAGGCGGTACGCAATCAGGCACCGATCGGCGCCGTCGGCCCCACGCTCATCACCGCCGCGGCGTACGCCAAGTTCGCCGACGACGACCTCCGTCGCGAGGTCCTCGCCGGCGTCGTCGCAGGCGACTCCCTGTCCATCTCCATGTCCGAGCCGGAGGCCGGTTCCGACGTCGGCGCCCTGACCTGCCGCGCGGAGAAGGTCGACGGCGGCTGGAAGATCAACGGGCAGAAGACCTGGTGCTCCAACGCACACTTCTCCAAGTCGATCCTGCTGATCGCGCGCACCGACCGGTCAGGCGGCAAGCACGAGGGGCTCACCCAGTTCCACGTTCCCGCCGACACCCCGGGACTGCGGATCAGCGGGATCGACACGCTCGGCGGCCGCGAGGTCAACGACCTCTACTTCACCGACTGCTTCGTCCCCGACTCCGCCGTCGTCGGAAAGGTGGATGACGGCTGGCGCCAGCTGATGTCGGGTCTCAACACCGAACGCCTCATCCTCGCCGCGATGCAGCTCGGTCTGGCACGCCGATCCTTCGACGACACCCTCGCGTTCATCAAGGACCGCAAGCAGTTCGGCCGCCCGGTCGGATCGTTCCAGGCGCTGCGCCACCGGATGGCCGATCACGCCACCGAGATCGCCTGCACCCGCGAGCTGGTCTACAGCGTCGCCCGTGCCGCCGACGCGCATCCGGAGAAGATGATGCCGCGCGAGGCGTCCATGGTGAAGTTGAAGGCCACCGAGACCAGCAAGGCGATGACCATCGACGGGATGCAGATGATGGGCGGTTACGGCTACGCCAAGGAGTTCGACGCCGAGCGACTGATGCGCGGCGCGATCATCTCGACCGTCTTCGGCGGCACCAACGAGATCCAGCGCGACATCATCGGAAAGACCTATGGCCTCTGA
- a CDS encoding TetR/AcrR family transcriptional regulator, which yields MTSRADTASTPRARKRPADRRDVILTTAARTFARDGFHAAHLSRIADEAGISAPALYRHFAGKYELFAAALLRQGEEVADTIDAVPADDDPRTEASAILRAVAGVALDRRDTGNIYRREPRMLEGDDRQRLAEMSGRGRARLVALVRRSRPSITDRTAQILVTAALSIIASPVTHRITLARRTALTALLDACTTVLDLDLPAPAAVVEPTGLTPLGKREAVLTESIRLFAAHSFHEVTMEQIGAAVNLPPSGVYRHFPSKTAILIAALWRGSERTTAAIADGLAHAATPVEAVDALARQYAGLCVADPDIMTVYLRDMSALDPDDRRALRRQQRLNVDEWASWLRRARPDLTPGTARFLVHAALNLATDVTVAHRDVDAATVGTICATVLRGPATLPGQGPEPLNP from the coding sequence ATGACATCCAGGGCCGACACCGCATCCACGCCGCGGGCACGCAAACGGCCCGCTGATCGTCGCGATGTCATCCTCACGACTGCGGCGCGGACCTTCGCCCGCGACGGTTTTCACGCGGCGCATCTGAGTCGGATCGCGGACGAGGCCGGCATCTCCGCGCCGGCGCTGTACCGCCACTTCGCCGGCAAGTACGAACTCTTCGCGGCAGCACTCCTCCGGCAGGGAGAGGAGGTCGCCGACACCATCGACGCCGTCCCAGCCGACGACGATCCGCGCACCGAGGCGTCGGCGATCCTGCGCGCCGTCGCCGGGGTGGCGCTGGACCGCCGCGACACCGGCAACATCTATCGGCGCGAGCCGCGCATGTTGGAGGGTGATGATCGGCAGCGACTCGCCGAAATGTCGGGCAGGGGTCGAGCGCGCCTCGTCGCACTGGTCCGCAGGTCTCGGCCGTCGATCACCGACCGTACGGCACAGATCCTCGTGACGGCGGCGCTGTCGATCATCGCCAGCCCCGTCACCCACCGGATCACTCTGGCGCGGCGGACCGCCCTGACCGCTCTCCTCGACGCCTGCACGACGGTCCTCGACCTGGACCTGCCCGCACCGGCAGCGGTCGTCGAACCCACCGGCCTCACGCCGCTCGGAAAACGGGAGGCCGTGTTGACCGAGTCGATCAGACTGTTCGCCGCACACAGCTTCCACGAGGTGACGATGGAGCAGATCGGTGCGGCAGTGAACTTGCCGCCCTCCGGCGTCTATCGCCACTTCCCATCCAAGACCGCCATTCTGATCGCCGCGCTGTGGCGCGGTTCGGAGCGAACCACCGCCGCCATCGCCGACGGTCTCGCACACGCGGCGACACCGGTCGAGGCAGTGGACGCATTGGCTCGGCAATATGCCGGCCTGTGCGTCGCCGACCCCGACATCATGACGGTCTATCTGCGCGACATGAGCGCCCTCGACCCGGACGATCGGCGGGCATTGCGCCGACAGCAGCGCCTGAACGTCGACGAATGGGCGTCATGGCTCCGCCGGGCCCGGCCCGATCTGACACCGGGGACGGCACGATTCCTTGTCCACGCGGCGTTGAACCTCGCGACGGACGTCACCGTCGCCCACCGCGACGTCGACGCGGCGACGGTCGGCACCATCTGCGCGACCGTTCTCCGCGGCCCCGCGACGTTGCCGGGCCAGGGTCCTGAACCCTTGAACCCTTGA
- a CDS encoding AMP-binding protein codes for MTATFAAPHISEVVHPDGSVLVRSSDRLVEPSGTVYDAFCAGAQRHPDRLLVAEREGDGWRSLTWGDAFVRAESLARGLARAGHAGKPIMVLSHNSIAHLIVTLAAYAAGSPVVPASVAYSMQSADHAKLAALVSTAQPAVIFAESAAYRAALDAVAAGRVVLTAEPTSFPGAVTIDELSVDGGPLPSRPAMDDVAKIMFTSGSTGNPKGVLNTHRMMAVNQQQMRQVWPFLADEPPVLLDWLPWSHTFGGNHNMNMVLTNGGTLWIDDGRPAPALIGRTVANLHDVSPTVYFNVPAGYAALVPVLERDPQAAKEFFAHLRLAFYAAAALPQGLWDALVGLADAQGGRAQMTTSWGMTETAPACTTTHFPTSTATSIGVPLPGVDIKLAPVGEKMELRVRGPNITPGFYGRPDLLDQVLDDEGFLCTGDACRLVDDADPQRGLRFDGRIAEDFKLSTGTFVSVGTLRPKLLSACAGLVNDAVICGHDTDAVTALIWLHPDHAARQHDGVPDDGLRVDLEKALVELARGAGSSQRVERLLILTEPAVLDSGELTDKGYINQARVRALRSELVAELGAADPGPRVICCPTV; via the coding sequence ATGACTGCCACATTCGCCGCGCCGCATATCAGCGAGGTCGTTCACCCCGACGGATCCGTCCTGGTCCGGTCGTCCGATCGTCTGGTCGAGCCCTCCGGAACGGTGTACGACGCCTTCTGCGCCGGCGCGCAGCGGCACCCCGACCGACTGCTCGTCGCGGAGCGGGAGGGCGACGGTTGGCGCAGCCTGACCTGGGGCGACGCCTTCGTCCGCGCCGAGTCGCTGGCCCGCGGACTGGCGCGCGCAGGGCACGCGGGGAAGCCGATCATGGTGCTGTCGCACAACAGCATCGCGCACCTGATCGTGACCCTCGCGGCGTACGCGGCCGGGTCTCCGGTGGTGCCGGCGAGCGTCGCCTACTCGATGCAGAGCGCCGACCACGCGAAGCTCGCGGCGCTGGTCTCGACCGCACAGCCCGCCGTGATCTTCGCCGAGTCTGCGGCCTACCGAGCGGCGCTCGACGCCGTCGCAGCCGGTCGCGTCGTACTCACCGCGGAACCGACCAGCTTCCCCGGCGCTGTGACGATCGACGAACTCAGCGTCGACGGCGGGCCGCTCCCGTCGCGCCCCGCGATGGACGACGTCGCCAAGATCATGTTCACCTCGGGATCCACCGGCAATCCGAAGGGCGTGCTCAACACGCACCGGATGATGGCCGTCAACCAGCAGCAGATGCGGCAGGTGTGGCCGTTCCTCGCCGACGAGCCGCCGGTCCTCCTCGACTGGCTGCCGTGGAGCCACACCTTCGGCGGCAACCACAACATGAACATGGTGCTGACCAACGGCGGCACCCTGTGGATCGACGACGGGCGTCCCGCGCCCGCCCTGATCGGCCGCACGGTCGCCAACCTGCACGACGTGTCGCCGACGGTCTACTTCAACGTCCCGGCCGGATACGCGGCGCTGGTTCCGGTGCTGGAGCGCGACCCGCAGGCGGCGAAGGAGTTCTTCGCACACCTCCGGCTCGCGTTCTATGCGGCGGCCGCGCTGCCGCAGGGGCTCTGGGACGCACTCGTCGGCCTGGCCGACGCGCAGGGCGGTCGTGCGCAGATGACGACGTCGTGGGGGATGACCGAGACCGCGCCGGCGTGCACCACGACGCACTTCCCGACGTCGACCGCCACCAGCATCGGCGTGCCGCTGCCCGGCGTCGACATAAAGCTGGCACCGGTCGGGGAGAAGATGGAACTGCGGGTCCGCGGCCCCAACATCACCCCGGGCTTCTACGGCCGACCGGATCTGCTCGACCAGGTGCTCGACGACGAGGGCTTCCTCTGCACCGGCGACGCCTGCCGCCTGGTCGACGACGCCGATCCGCAGCGCGGACTGCGGTTCGACGGCCGCATCGCTGAGGACTTCAAGCTGTCGACCGGAACCTTCGTCAGCGTCGGCACCCTGCGTCCGAAGCTGCTGTCCGCGTGCGCCGGGCTGGTGAACGACGCCGTGATCTGCGGCCACGACACCGACGCGGTGACCGCGCTCATCTGGCTGCACCCCGACCACGCGGCACGGCAGCACGACGGCGTGCCCGATGACGGTCTGCGCGTCGACCTGGAGAAGGCGCTGGTCGAACTCGCTCGGGGAGCGGGATCGTCGCAGCGGGTCGAACGGCTGTTGATCCTCACCGAGCCCGCGGTGCTCGACTCCGGCGAGCTCACCGACAAGGGGTACATCAACCAGGCTCGCGTCCGAGCACTGCGGTCCGAGCTCGTCGCCGAGCTCGGCGCCGCAGATCCCGGGCCGCGGGTGATCTGCTGCCCGACGGTGTAA
- a CDS encoding enoyl-CoA hydratase/isomerase family protein, with the protein MISEAARVDGVWGSIDDHGVARLEIDRPKQLNALDGPASRRVIALCGEWAARDDVRVVVLSGRGGSFSAGADVAGMASDSAASGGYDGAASRGIIENGSNLVRAVRSLPMPVIAALDGPAVGIGASMAVATDLLYATSRTYFLLAFVNIGLMPDGGATAIFTAAVGRARANALALLGEKLYAAEAFDAGLVNGVFDDPADLSDAVDRAARRLVRSSPRALALTKKALDDHSLHGFDDALAREIAGQTELLQSPQFQAALAAFGDRRQ; encoded by the coding sequence ATGATCAGCGAAGCCGCCCGCGTTGACGGGGTGTGGGGAAGCATCGACGACCACGGGGTGGCCCGGTTGGAGATCGATCGACCGAAGCAACTCAACGCGCTCGACGGTCCCGCGTCCCGACGGGTGATCGCACTCTGCGGTGAGTGGGCGGCGCGCGACGACGTCCGCGTCGTCGTCCTGTCCGGTCGCGGCGGTTCCTTCAGTGCCGGCGCCGACGTCGCGGGCATGGCCTCGGACTCGGCGGCGTCGGGCGGGTACGACGGCGCCGCGTCACGGGGGATCATCGAGAACGGATCGAATCTGGTGCGGGCCGTCAGGTCTCTGCCCATGCCGGTGATCGCAGCCCTCGACGGGCCCGCCGTCGGCATCGGCGCGTCGATGGCGGTCGCGACCGACCTGCTCTACGCCACCAGCCGCACCTACTTCCTGCTCGCCTTCGTCAACATCGGGCTGATGCCCGACGGCGGCGCCACGGCGATCTTCACCGCTGCGGTCGGCCGAGCGCGTGCCAACGCGTTGGCGCTGCTGGGGGAGAAGCTGTACGCCGCGGAGGCCTTCGACGCCGGGCTGGTCAACGGGGTCTTCGACGATCCGGCCGACCTGAGCGACGCCGTCGATCGAGCCGCTCGCCGACTGGTCCGCAGTTCGCCGCGGGCTCTTGCGCTCACCAAGAAGGCCCTCGACGACCACTCGCTCCACGGCTTCGACGACGCCCTCGCCCGCGAGATCGCCGGTCAGACCGAGCTCCTCCAGTCCCCGCAGTTCCAAGCCGCCCTGGCTGCCTTCGGCGACCGCCGACAGTGA
- a CDS encoding HdeD family acid-resistance protein has product MTFNSPLGGAPEAVREIANRTWQSLLGIGIASVILGVITLLMPGAALFTIAILFGVYLLISGIFQIASTFGVQNAHGWWRVLTFVSGAISILLAFVCFRNIESAVILLAIWVGIGWIFRGVAELSVFSDVASGLPGRGWGIFTGIITVVAGGMLIIWPISSIATLTVVTGVMLVVVGFVEVGNAFALRSKTKSLGVSAGA; this is encoded by the coding sequence ATGACATTCAACAGCCCGCTCGGTGGCGCACCGGAAGCGGTGCGCGAGATCGCGAACCGGACCTGGCAGAGCCTGCTCGGCATCGGTATCGCATCGGTGATCCTGGGCGTCATCACGCTGCTGATGCCGGGAGCAGCTCTCTTCACGATCGCGATTCTGTTCGGCGTCTACCTGCTGATCTCCGGCATCTTCCAGATCGCCTCGACCTTCGGTGTGCAGAACGCGCACGGCTGGTGGCGGGTGCTGACGTTCGTGTCGGGCGCGATCTCGATCCTGCTGGCGTTCGTGTGCTTCCGGAACATCGAGAGCGCCGTCATCCTGCTGGCCATCTGGGTCGGCATCGGCTGGATCTTCCGCGGTGTCGCCGAGCTGTCGGTGTTCTCGGACGTGGCGAGCGGGCTGCCGGGTCGCGGATGGGGAATCTTCACGGGCATCATCACCGTCGTCGCCGGCGGCATGCTGATCATCTGGCCGATCTCGTCCATCGCGACGCTGACGGTCGTCACCGGCGTCATGCTGGTGGTCGTGGGCTTCGTCGAGGTCGGCAATGCGTTCGCGCTGCGGTCCAAGACCAAGTCTCTGGGCGTGTCCGCGGGCGCCTGA
- the fadD5 gene encoding fatty-acid--CoA ligase FadD5: MTDTLGFALTDEPLRSRRNHWNNQVARHAAANPDGVALRFLGHSTTWGQLDDRTHSLAAALLRRGVQFGDRILVLMLNRTEYVELTLAANLIGAIPVPVNIRMAPAEIAFLVQDSGATIVVTETMLAPLADAVAQITGGIDSIITVGDRANTDHLGFEDLIAEEGEPLPEIDIPEETIALIMYTSGTTGKPKGSMLTHQNLQAQAVTCIQALQTSSDDVASCVAPMFHIAALGAMTPTFYMGATTVIHPLGNFDPEQMLDVLEAEGTTSIFLVPAQWQAVCAAQKAKPRDLKLRVISWGAAPASDTVLNAMNETFPDALNIAVFGQTEMSPITCALEGKDALRKIGSIGKVVPCVTARIVDAAMNDVPQGEVGEIVYRGPNLMAGYWQNPQGTADAFAGGWFHSGDLVRQDEEGFLYVVDRAKDMIISGGENIYCAEVENALFGHPKISEAAIIGRAHEKWGEVPVAVVVLAEGVDELTLEEMEPYLNENLARFKHPKDLVIVDELPRNAGGKVVKPQLRKEFGSKDVGLKNRKL; the protein is encoded by the coding sequence ATGACCGACACCCTGGGCTTCGCCCTGACCGACGAACCACTGCGCTCGCGTCGCAATCACTGGAACAACCAGGTGGCACGGCATGCCGCCGCGAACCCGGACGGTGTGGCCCTGCGGTTCCTCGGCCACAGCACCACCTGGGGGCAACTCGACGACCGTACGCACTCCCTCGCCGCCGCACTGCTGCGCCGCGGCGTGCAGTTCGGCGACCGCATCCTGGTCCTGATGCTGAACCGCACCGAGTACGTCGAGCTGACCCTCGCCGCCAACTTGATCGGCGCCATCCCCGTACCGGTCAACATCCGCATGGCCCCGGCCGAGATCGCCTTCCTGGTACAGGATTCCGGTGCGACGATCGTCGTCACCGAGACGATGCTCGCGCCGCTCGCCGACGCGGTCGCCCAGATCACGGGCGGCATCGACTCGATCATCACCGTCGGCGACCGCGCGAACACCGACCACCTCGGCTTCGAGGACCTGATCGCCGAGGAGGGCGAGCCGCTGCCGGAGATCGACATCCCCGAGGAGACGATCGCGCTCATCATGTACACCTCGGGCACCACCGGCAAGCCCAAGGGGTCGATGCTCACCCACCAGAATCTGCAGGCCCAGGCCGTCACCTGCATTCAGGCGCTGCAGACCTCGTCCGACGACGTCGCCTCGTGTGTGGCTCCGATGTTCCACATCGCCGCGCTGGGCGCGATGACGCCGACCTTCTACATGGGCGCGACGACGGTCATCCACCCGCTCGGGAACTTCGATCCCGAGCAGATGCTCGACGTGCTCGAGGCGGAGGGCACGACGTCGATCTTCCTGGTGCCGGCCCAGTGGCAGGCGGTGTGCGCCGCGCAGAAGGCCAAGCCGCGCGACCTGAAACTCCGCGTCATCAGCTGGGGTGCCGCGCCGGCGTCGGACACCGTGCTGAACGCGATGAACGAGACCTTCCCGGACGCGCTCAACATTGCGGTCTTCGGACAGACGGAGATGTCGCCGATCACGTGCGCGCTGGAGGGCAAGGACGCGCTCCGGAAGATCGGCTCCATCGGCAAGGTGGTCCCGTGCGTCACCGCCCGCATCGTCGACGCCGCGATGAACGACGTGCCGCAGGGCGAGGTCGGCGAGATCGTCTACCGGGGACCCAACCTGATGGCCGGCTACTGGCAGAACCCGCAGGGCACCGCCGACGCCTTCGCCGGCGGCTGGTTCCACTCCGGCGACCTGGTCCGACAGGACGAGGAGGGCTTCCTCTACGTCGTGGACCGAGCCAAGGACATGATCATCTCCGGCGGCGAGAACATCTACTGCGCCGAGGTGGAGAACGCGCTGTTCGGTCACCCCAAGATCAGTGAGGCCGCGATCATCGGTCGCGCGCACGAGAAGTGGGGCGAGGTTCCGGTGGCGGTCGTCGTGCTGGCCGAGGGCGTCGACGAGCTGACGCTCGAGGAGATGGAACCGTACCTGAACGAGAACCTCGCGCGGTTCAAGCACCCGAAGGACCTCGTCATCGTCGACGAGCTGCCGCGCAACGCCGGCGGCAAGGTGGTGAAGCCGCAGCTGCGCAAGGAGTTCGGCAGCAAGGACGTCGGTCTCAAGAATCGAAAACTGTAA
- a CDS encoding GntR family transcriptional regulator, which yields MASDPPASGRPRHRPQLSDEVASTIRHRIMTAELLPGDRIRIDETAVALGVSVTPVREALLTLRGEGMVLLAPHRGYEVARLTRTDVDDIFWLQGEIAARIARRTADVITSARIDELEWANAQFRAALRSGDTDALTRAEHEFHRAHNQASDSSKLAWMLMNTTRYTPHEMYAADPDWGATTADRHDDLIAAYRARDADRAAVCIRREFTDGADRLIAHLERTDIWRTTP from the coding sequence ATGGCCTCTGATCCCCCTGCATCGGGACGTCCGCGGCACCGTCCGCAGTTGTCCGACGAGGTCGCGTCGACCATCCGGCACCGGATCATGACCGCCGAGCTCCTTCCCGGCGACCGGATCCGGATCGACGAGACCGCCGTCGCACTGGGAGTGAGCGTGACCCCCGTCCGCGAAGCGCTCCTCACGCTGCGGGGCGAGGGCATGGTGCTCCTCGCCCCGCACCGCGGGTACGAGGTGGCTCGGTTGACGCGGACCGACGTCGACGACATCTTCTGGCTGCAGGGCGAGATCGCGGCGCGGATCGCCAGGCGCACCGCGGACGTCATCACATCTGCACGGATCGACGAGTTGGAGTGGGCCAACGCGCAGTTCCGCGCGGCGCTCCGTTCCGGCGACACCGACGCACTCACCCGCGCCGAGCACGAGTTCCACCGCGCTCACAATCAGGCGTCCGACAGTTCCAAACTCGCATGGATGCTGATGAACACGACACGCTACACCCCGCACGAGATGTACGCGGCCGATCCGGACTGGGGCGCGACGACCGCCGACCGCCACGACGATCTCATCGCCGCCTATCGCGCCCGCGACGCCGACCGGGCGGCCGTGTGCATTCGCCGGGAGTTCACCGACGGCGCGGACCGGCTCATCGCGCATCTCGAACGGACCGACATCTGGCGCACCACTCCCTGA
- a CDS encoding FBP domain-containing protein, whose translation MNKYSQKQILDAFRGATRSEVKKVTFPLDFDDVDFDRREFYGWRDRKMPRRAYIVVEHDDELVALILNRAEAKPSRRAMCAWCRDVDLSEEAVLYTVRRGGSNGRRGDTLGTLVCSGFSCSKHARKLPPAFHKGTDLKAIREEQVAGLRQRVHSFVAEVLSTED comes from the coding sequence ATGAACAAGTACAGCCAGAAGCAGATTCTCGACGCCTTCCGCGGCGCCACGCGCAGCGAAGTCAAGAAGGTCACCTTCCCCCTCGACTTCGACGACGTCGACTTCGATCGCCGCGAGTTCTACGGCTGGCGCGATCGCAAGATGCCGCGTCGCGCGTACATCGTCGTCGAGCACGACGACGAGCTCGTCGCCCTCATCCTGAACCGCGCGGAGGCCAAGCCGTCCCGCCGCGCGATGTGCGCATGGTGCCGGGATGTGGATCTGAGCGAGGAGGCGGTGCTCTACACGGTGCGACGCGGCGGATCCAACGGTCGACGCGGCGACACCCTGGGGACGCTGGTCTGCTCGGGCTTCAGCTGCTCCAAGCACGCCCGCAAACTGCCGCCCGCCTTCCACAAGGGCACCGATCTGAAGGCAATCCGTGAGGAGCAGGTGGCCGGGTTGCGTCAGCGCGTGCACTCCTTCGTCGCCGAGGTCCTCTCGACCGAGGACTGA
- a CDS encoding class I adenylate-forming enzyme family protein, whose product MSMIQAVAGKTIGAVLAERAATTPDAPFIHFGDDTITFADMQARASRAADGLRGAGIGHGDRIAIAAANSPDWLVAYFAAARIGAILVTLNVIYREHEFTYMLGQSGATLLLCDESAGGFDFRPFLADLAPQIPSVERTVFFGASDDDGWAALTASGTASDAPGDPAVSPDDPAVILYTSGTTGDPKGATLTHASLLASAAMQAERFEQGPDDVLLGALPFNHVGGLTCAVGSSLVAGGSVALLPRFHPDLVVDAATRGLTIFCGVPTMLRMLLASEAFAACDLSSVRLCVVGGSNLEPSLAEQVTERFGGPRLANLYGLSETSGASVISPASDSLAIVATTIGTPLDGVEARIVGDDGADLPRGEAGELQLRGACVAAGYWDKPAETAATFSDDGWLATGDIATMTDDGHLAVVARKKEMYVRGGYNVYPAEVENVLASDPAVAMCAVIGVPHATYGETGYAFVVPTPGTTVDVDRLMASCRTSLAEYKVPDAVEVVASLPMTPAGKIRKVLLEPTNRG is encoded by the coding sequence ATGTCGATGATTCAGGCAGTCGCGGGCAAGACCATCGGGGCGGTGCTGGCGGAGCGCGCAGCGACCACGCCGGACGCACCCTTCATCCACTTCGGCGACGACACCATCACGTTCGCCGACATGCAGGCGCGGGCGTCCCGCGCCGCAGACGGCCTGCGTGGGGCCGGGATCGGGCACGGCGACAGGATCGCGATCGCTGCGGCCAACAGTCCCGACTGGCTGGTCGCGTACTTCGCCGCCGCGCGAATCGGCGCGATTCTGGTGACCCTCAACGTGATCTACCGCGAGCACGAGTTCACCTACATGCTCGGGCAGTCCGGCGCCACTCTGCTCCTCTGCGACGAATCGGCGGGCGGCTTCGACTTCCGCCCGTTCCTCGCCGACCTCGCACCGCAGATCCCGAGTGTTGAGCGGACTGTCTTCTTCGGTGCCTCCGATGACGACGGCTGGGCCGCACTCACCGCGAGCGGCACCGCCTCCGACGCCCCCGGCGACCCGGCCGTCTCCCCCGACGACCCCGCCGTCATCCTCTACACGTCGGGCACCACCGGGGACCCGAAGGGCGCGACCCTCACCCACGCGAGTCTGCTGGCATCGGCGGCGATGCAGGCCGAACGCTTCGAGCAGGGCCCGGACGACGTCCTCCTCGGCGCCCTGCCGTTCAACCACGTCGGCGGTCTCACCTGCGCGGTCGGCTCCAGCCTCGTGGCGGGCGGTTCGGTGGCGCTGCTGCCCCGCTTCCACCCCGACCTGGTGGTCGACGCCGCGACCCGGGGCCTCACCATCTTCTGCGGCGTGCCGACCATGCTCCGGATGCTGCTGGCATCGGAGGCGTTCGCCGCCTGCGACCTGTCGAGCGTCCGCCTGTGCGTCGTGGGCGGCTCCAACCTGGAACCGTCCCTCGCCGAGCAGGTCACCGAACGGTTCGGCGGGCCACGCCTGGCGAACCTCTACGGCCTGTCGGAGACGTCGGGAGCCTCGGTGATCTCGCCCGCCTCGGATTCGCTCGCCATCGTCGCCACCACCATCGGCACCCCGCTCGACGGCGTCGAGGCCAGGATCGTCGGCGACGACGGCGCGGACCTCCCCCGCGGTGAAGCCGGAGAACTCCAACTCCGCGGTGCGTGCGTCGCGGCGGGCTACTGGGACAAGCCTGCGGAGACCGCGGCGACCTTCAGCGACGACGGCTGGCTCGCGACCGGCGACATCGCGACCATGACCGACGACGGCCACCTCGCGGTGGTGGCACGCAAGAAGGAGATGTACGTCCGCGGCGGCTACAACGTCTACCCGGCCGAGGTCGAGAACGTGCTCGCGAGCGACCCGGCGGTGGCGATGTGCGCGGTGATCGGCGTCCCGCACGCCACCTACGGCGAGACCGGTTACGCCTTCGTCGTGCCCACGCCCGGAACCACGGTCGACGTCGACCGCCTGATGGCATCGTGCCGGACGTCGCTCGCCGAGTACAAGGTGCCCGACGCCGTCGAGGTGGTCGCGTCGTTGCCGATGACGCCGGCGGGCAAGATCCGGAAAGTGTTGCTGGAACCAACGAATCGGGGCTGA